In Tepidamorphus gemmatus, the following are encoded in one genomic region:
- a CDS encoding CNNM domain-containing protein, whose product MTLTLAITIGIIAALIVASAFFSGSETALTAASRARMHQLEKTDRRARVVNMLLESRQRLIGALLLGNNLVNILASAMATNVLISLFGDAGVVYATFVMTALLVIFAEVMPKTYAILHPDRVALAVSTPVRLVVLVFGPIAKAIDMIVRGVMQAFGAKIDSSQQLLSAHEELRGAISLHHSEGAVVKEDRDMLGGILDLRDLQVSDVMVHRTEMRTINADDPPEKIVQEVLASPNTRLPLWQEEPDNIIGVLHARDMLRALAAAKGDASAIDIAAIMTPPWFVPDTTSLQDQLNAFLRRKAHFALVVDEYGEVMGLVTLEDILEEIVGDIADEHDIVVQGVRPQPDGSIIVDGSVPIRDLNRHMDWSLPDDEATTIAGLVIHEARQIPEPGQAFTFHGFRFQVLRKMRNRIASLRITPLAKLPKPAAVKPAGAEPAEPRPAEPRSAEAKRVTSKPAVERPVAGKPTDEQPPTSSDR is encoded by the coding sequence ATGACACTCACCCTCGCCATTACCATTGGCATCATCGCGGCGCTGATCGTTGCCTCGGCCTTCTTCTCGGGCTCGGAAACGGCGCTGACCGCGGCTTCGCGCGCGCGCATGCACCAGCTCGAGAAGACGGATCGTCGCGCCCGCGTCGTCAACATGCTGCTGGAGTCGCGCCAGCGGCTGATCGGCGCCCTGCTGCTTGGCAACAACCTCGTCAACATCCTCGCCTCGGCGATGGCCACAAACGTGCTCATCTCGCTGTTCGGCGACGCCGGCGTGGTCTATGCGACCTTCGTCATGACGGCGCTGCTCGTGATCTTCGCCGAGGTCATGCCGAAGACCTACGCGATCCTGCACCCCGATCGCGTCGCCCTGGCGGTGTCGACGCCGGTGCGGCTGGTCGTCCTCGTGTTCGGCCCGATCGCCAAGGCGATCGACATGATCGTGCGCGGCGTGATGCAGGCCTTCGGCGCCAAGATCGACTCGAGCCAGCAGCTGCTGTCGGCCCACGAGGAGCTGCGCGGTGCCATCAGCCTGCATCACAGCGAAGGTGCCGTGGTCAAGGAGGACCGCGACATGCTTGGCGGCATCCTCGACCTGCGCGACCTCCAGGTCTCCGACGTGATGGTCCACCGCACCGAGATGCGTACCATCAATGCCGACGACCCGCCTGAGAAGATCGTCCAGGAGGTGCTGGCCAGCCCGAATACCCGCCTGCCGCTCTGGCAGGAGGAGCCCGACAACATCATCGGCGTGCTGCACGCCCGCGACATGCTGCGCGCGCTTGCCGCGGCGAAGGGCGATGCCAGCGCCATCGACATCGCCGCGATCATGACGCCGCCGTGGTTCGTGCCCGACACCACGTCCCTTCAGGACCAGCTCAACGCCTTCCTCAGGCGCAAGGCCCATTTCGCCCTTGTGGTCGACGAGTATGGCGAGGTGATGGGCCTGGTGACGCTCGAGGACATCCTCGAGGAGATCGTCGGCGACATTGCCGACGAGCACGACATCGTCGTCCAGGGCGTGCGGCCTCAGCCGGACGGATCGATCATCGTCGACGGCTCGGTGCCGATCCGCGACCTCAACCGCCACATGGACTGGAGCCTGCCGGATGACGAGGCAACGACGATCGCCGGCCTCGTCATCCACGAGGCGCGGCAGATCCCGGAGCCGGGCCAGGCGTTCACCTTCCACGGCTTCCGCTTCCAGGTACTGCGCAAGATGCGCAACCGCATCGCCTCGCTGCGGATCACGCCGCTGGCGAAGCTGCCCAAGCCGGCGGCGGTGAAGCCGGCAGGTGCCGAGCCGGCGGAGCCGAGACCCGCCGAGCCCAGATCGGCGGAGGCGAAGCGGGTCACATCGAAACCCGCTGTCGAGCGGCCGGTGGCGGGGAAGCCCACGGACGAGCAGCCGCCGACCTCGTCCGACCGCTAG
- the aroB gene encoding 3-dehydroquinate synthase, which translates to MPDTVNETCLLPGPAPGALSGETVRVDLGDRSYDILIGAGSLAAIGSRINALAPGARVAVIADSTVAALHGEALAAGLGGIVTLTTVSVPPGESSKCFAELERVVGALLDARVERGDIVIAFGGGVVGDLAGFAAAILRRGVRFVQVPTSLLAQVDSSVGGKTGIDTRHGKNLVGAFHQPVLVVADTALLDTLSPREFRAGYAEIVKYGLIDDPTFFAWLEGSWREVFAGGPARIRAIATSCRAKARVVAADERETGERALLNLGHTFGHALEAATGFSDRLVHGEAVAIGMVLAFGFSAELGLCAAADEDRIVRHLSAVGLPTRPYHIKGGLPGAERLLTLIGQDKKVERGSLTFVLAQGIGRAFVRRDVPAELVRDFLARRLTEP; encoded by the coding sequence ATGCCCGACACCGTGAACGAGACCTGCCTGCTGCCCGGTCCGGCTCCGGGCGCGCTGTCGGGCGAGACCGTCAGGGTCGATCTCGGCGACCGCTCCTACGACATCCTGATCGGCGCCGGCAGCCTGGCGGCGATCGGATCGCGGATCAACGCGCTGGCGCCGGGCGCACGGGTGGCAGTGATTGCCGACAGCACCGTGGCGGCCCTGCACGGCGAGGCACTTGCCGCCGGCCTCGGCGGCATCGTGACGCTGACCACGGTCAGCGTGCCGCCGGGGGAATCCTCCAAATGCTTTGCCGAGCTCGAACGCGTCGTCGGCGCGCTGCTCGACGCACGGGTCGAGCGCGGCGACATCGTCATCGCGTTCGGCGGCGGCGTGGTCGGAGACCTCGCCGGCTTCGCGGCCGCGATCCTGAGGCGCGGCGTGCGGTTCGTCCAGGTTCCCACCAGCCTGCTCGCCCAGGTCGATTCCTCTGTGGGCGGCAAGACCGGCATCGACACCCGCCACGGCAAGAACCTCGTCGGAGCGTTCCACCAGCCTGTGCTGGTCGTCGCCGATACGGCGCTGCTCGACACACTGAGCCCGCGCGAATTCCGCGCCGGCTATGCCGAGATCGTCAAGTACGGCCTGATCGACGATCCGACCTTCTTTGCCTGGCTGGAGGGTAGCTGGCGCGAGGTCTTTGCCGGCGGCCCGGCCCGCATTCGCGCCATCGCGACGAGCTGCCGCGCCAAGGCGCGCGTGGTCGCCGCCGATGAGCGCGAGACCGGCGAACGGGCCCTGCTCAACCTCGGCCACACCTTCGGGCACGCGCTGGAGGCCGCGACCGGCTTTTCCGACCGACTCGTCCACGGCGAGGCGGTGGCGATCGGCATGGTGCTGGCGTTCGGCTTCTCCGCCGAGCTTGGCCTGTGCGCCGCCGCCGACGAGGACCGCATCGTGCGCCATCTATCGGCCGTTGGACTTCCGACCCGGCCCTACCATATCAAGGGTGGCCTGCCGGGCGCCGAGCGGCTGCTGACGCTGATCGGACAGGACAAGAAGGTCGAACGTGGCTCGCTCACCTTCGTCCTGGCGCAGGGCATCGGCAGGGCCTTTGTCCGCCGCGACGTCCCGGCCGAGCTCGTCCGCGACTTCCTGGCTCGACGTCTGACGGAACCATGA
- a CDS encoding shikimate kinase: MADSVRLRKALGTRSIVLIGMMGAGKSSVGRRLAARLGLPFVDADTEIETAAGMTISDIFARHGEAHFREGERKVIARLLGGGPQVLATGGGAWMNEQTRRSVAADGVSVWLKADIDTLVRRVRRRNDRPLLHGGDVAAKLRRLSLERDPVYALADIVVRSRDVPHDEVVTEIIEALTARLAGASPEASPTPCPTP; encoded by the coding sequence ATCGCGGATTCTGTACGCCTGCGGAAGGCCCTCGGCACGCGCTCCATCGTGCTGATCGGCATGATGGGCGCCGGCAAGTCCTCGGTAGGCCGCCGGCTCGCGGCGCGGCTCGGACTGCCGTTCGTTGACGCCGATACGGAAATCGAGACGGCCGCCGGCATGACTATCTCCGACATCTTCGCCCGTCACGGCGAGGCGCATTTCCGCGAGGGCGAGCGCAAGGTGATTGCCCGCTTGCTCGGGGGCGGCCCCCAGGTGCTCGCCACCGGCGGCGGCGCCTGGATGAACGAGCAGACGCGTCGGAGCGTCGCTGCCGACGGCGTGTCCGTCTGGCTGAAGGCGGACATCGATACGCTGGTGCGCCGCGTCCGCCGTCGCAACGACCGGCCACTGCTTCACGGCGGCGACGTTGCCGCGAAGCTGCGCCGTCTCAGTCTCGAGCGCGACCCGGTCTATGCGCTCGCCGATATCGTCGTGCGCAGCCGCGACGTTCCGCACGACGAGGTCGTCACCGAGATCATCGAAGCTCTGACCGCCAGGCTCGCTGGCGCTTCACCGGAGGCAAGCCCGACACCATGCCCGACACCGTGA
- a CDS encoding histidine kinase, with product MPSLFRFLVIIGFIAGIVYAAMFALVTFVDPEPREMSVRVPAERLQQ from the coding sequence GTGCCGAGCCTGTTCCGATTCCTGGTGATCATCGGCTTCATCGCCGGCATCGTCTATGCCGCGATGTTCGCCCTGGTAACCTTCGTCGATCCGGAGCCGCGGGAAATGTCGGTCAGGGTTCCGGCCGAACGGCTGCAGCAGTGA
- a CDS encoding site-specific tyrosine recombinase XerD, whose translation MAAKTRGGTRGALVEAFLEMIAAERLASPNTLAAYRRDLQDFAQFVAGHGRDVGSADSETVAAYAADLARRGFAPASQQRRLSALRQFHRFLLEGGMRPDDPTQALDVPRRGRQLPKIIDQGDVGRLLTQAAAEARDPGVRPAARLRAIRMHCLIELLYATGLRVSELVSLPASAARGGRPMLSVVGKGGRERLVLLTATAIEALEAWALARRAAGLEGRWLFPADAQDGHLTRQAFGRDLKALAARAGLPAAMLSPHVLRHAFASHLLENGADLRIVQQLLGHADISTTQIYTHVLEERLKRAVIEHHPLSGARRGGGGPA comes from the coding sequence ATGGCTGCCAAGACACGCGGCGGCACGCGCGGCGCCCTCGTCGAGGCCTTCCTGGAGATGATCGCGGCGGAGCGATTGGCCTCACCCAACACGCTCGCCGCCTACCGGCGTGATCTGCAGGATTTCGCGCAGTTCGTCGCCGGCCACGGCCGCGATGTCGGCTCGGCCGACAGTGAGACCGTCGCCGCCTATGCCGCCGATCTGGCCCGGCGCGGCTTCGCGCCTGCCTCGCAGCAGCGACGCCTGTCGGCGCTCAGACAATTCCACCGCTTCCTGCTCGAGGGCGGGATGCGCCCGGATGATCCCACCCAGGCGCTGGATGTCCCCAGGCGCGGTCGGCAGCTGCCGAAGATCATCGATCAGGGCGATGTCGGGCGGCTCCTGACGCAGGCGGCGGCCGAGGCTCGCGATCCCGGAGTCAGGCCGGCGGCGCGGCTGCGGGCGATCCGCATGCACTGCCTCATCGAACTGCTCTATGCCACGGGATTGCGGGTGTCCGAACTGGTATCGCTGCCGGCCTCGGCGGCACGCGGCGGCCGGCCGATGCTGTCGGTGGTCGGCAAGGGGGGGCGGGAGCGGCTGGTGCTGCTGACCGCGACGGCGATCGAGGCGCTGGAGGCCTGGGCGCTGGCGCGCCGCGCGGCCGGTCTGGAGGGCCGCTGGCTTTTTCCCGCCGACGCGCAGGACGGCCATCTGACCCGCCAGGCCTTCGGGCGCGACCTCAAGGCGCTGGCGGCGCGGGCCGGCCTGCCCGCCGCGATGCTGTCGCCGCATGTGCTGCGCCATGCCTTTGCCAGCCATCTGCTGGAGAACGGCGCAGACCTGAGGATCGTCCAGCAGCTTCTGGGGCATGCCGACATCTCGACCACCCAGATCTACACGCATGTGCTGGAAGAGCGGCTGAAGCGCGCCGTGATCGAGCATCATCCGCTGTCGGGCGCGCGGCGCGGTGGGGGCGGCCCGGCTTGA
- a CDS encoding acetyl-CoA carboxylase carboxyltransferase subunit alpha, translated as MKAYLDFEKPVADLEGKVAELKVLEDSEGGVGISEEVARLQAKADQALRDLYARLTPWQKTQVARHPGRPHTLDYIRRLIEDFVPLAGDRKYGEDEAIVGGLGRFRGASVVVMGHEKGSDTESRLKHNFGMARPEGYRKAVRLIELADRFGLPVIAFVDTAGAYPGVGAEERGQAEAIARATDACLMLGTPNVAVIIGEGGSGGAVAIATANRVLMLEHAIYTVASPEASASILWHDSARAADAATAMKITASDLKRFGVIDAIIAEPTGGAHRKPDEAIEATGRAIDAALKEFAGLDADEIRRRRREKFLAMGRNL; from the coding sequence ATGAAAGCCTATCTCGACTTCGAGAAGCCCGTCGCCGACCTCGAGGGCAAGGTCGCCGAGCTGAAAGTCCTCGAGGACAGCGAGGGCGGCGTCGGCATCTCCGAGGAGGTCGCACGTCTGCAGGCGAAGGCCGACCAGGCGCTGCGCGATCTCTATGCGAGGCTCACGCCCTGGCAGAAGACCCAGGTCGCGCGCCACCCCGGTCGCCCGCACACGCTCGACTATATTCGCAGGCTGATCGAGGACTTCGTGCCGCTCGCAGGCGACCGCAAGTACGGCGAGGACGAGGCGATCGTCGGCGGTCTCGGCCGGTTCCGCGGCGCGTCGGTGGTCGTGATGGGTCATGAGAAGGGCTCCGACACCGAGAGCCGACTCAAGCACAATTTCGGCATGGCGCGCCCCGAAGGTTATCGCAAGGCGGTCCGGCTGATCGAACTGGCCGACCGTTTCGGCCTGCCGGTGATCGCCTTCGTCGATACCGCCGGCGCCTATCCGGGCGTCGGCGCCGAGGAGCGTGGCCAAGCCGAGGCGATCGCCCGTGCAACGGACGCCTGCCTGATGCTGGGGACCCCCAATGTCGCCGTGATCATCGGCGAGGGCGGATCGGGCGGAGCGGTCGCGATCGCGACGGCGAACCGGGTGCTGATGCTCGAACATGCGATCTACACGGTGGCCTCGCCGGAGGCGTCGGCGTCGATCCTCTGGCATGATTCCGCCCGCGCCGCGGACGCCGCCACCGCAATGAAGATCACCGCCAGCGATCTGAAGCGGTTCGGGGTGATCGACGCCATCATCGCCGAGCCCACCGGAGGCGCCCACCGCAAGCCCGACGAGGCGATCGAGGCGACCGGACGGGCGATCGACGCCGCGCTCAAGGAATTCGCCG